One Bos taurus isolate L1 Dominette 01449 registration number 42190680 breed Hereford chromosome 25, ARS-UCD2.0, whole genome shotgun sequence genomic window carries:
- the LOC112444286 gene encoding uncharacterized protein, whose protein sequence is MREKFHFPPSREGGCPSCSAQDTAIGCLFNRQACKKSRSFVICRQTQLHFHLFALKSFQIPGMLCRQLRGPRAPHGFPRPACLETRGGGLVTPLKELQVRLGSRCPSRCAGGSPACLPWAVSEETHTAHGRVCGERDWAKDLPRWEEEHFDLLPSCERPQTPEDGTPRVKGDHAQPWPLSQWRTDSERRLKMSSQKEKEKRDFPAGPVVWNPPCKPCSAGDAGSIPGQRTEVPCAAEQLRPRAATTEPPRSGAGTPLQGPCVTSTESTRSGAGAPLQGPCTTTTQPARPCRVRASQVLSPRAPEPARP, encoded by the coding sequence ATGAGGGAAAAGTTTCACTTCCCACCCAGCAGAGAGGGCGGCTGCCCCTCCTGTTCTGCTCAGGATACAGCAATTGGGTGCCTTTTCAACAGGCAGGCTTGCAAAAAGAGCAGAAGCTTTGTTATCTGCAGACAGACACAGCTTCATTTTCACCTTTTCGCACTGAAATCATTTCAGATCCCGGGAATGTTGTGCAGACAGCTCAGAGGACCCCGAGCCCCCCACGGCTTCCCCAGACCCGCATGTCTGGAAACCAGGGGAGGAGGGTTGGTAACGCCGCTAAAGGAACTGCAGGTCCGTCTGGGTTCCAGGTGTCCTTCCAGGTGTGCTGGGGGCTCCCCTGCCTGTCTTCCATGGGCAGTGAGTGAGGAGACACACACAGCCCACGGCAGGGTCTGCGGGGAGCGGGACTGGGCCAAAGACTTGCCTCGCTGGGAGGAGGAGCATTTTGATCTACTCCCATCATGTGAGCGACCACAGACCCCAGAGGATGGGACCCCTAGGGTGAAGGGGGATCACGCACAGCCTTGGCCGCTCAGTCAGTGGAGGACTGACTCTGAAAGGAGGCTTAAAATGTCctcacaaaaagaaaaggaaaagagggacttccctgctggtcccgTGGTTTGGAATCCACCTTGCaaaccttgcagtgcaggggacgcaggttctatccctggtcagagaactgaggtgccctgtgctgcagagcaactaaggccCAGAGCCGCAACCACCGAGCCCCCGCGCTCTGGAGCCGGCACGCCCCTGCAGGGTCCATGCGTCACAAGTACTGAGTCCACGCGCTCCGGAGCCGGCGCGCCCCTGCAGGgtccgtgcaccacaaccaccCAGCCGGCGCGCCCCTGCAGGGTCCGTGCGTCACAAGTACTGAGTCCACGCGCTCCGGAGCCGGCGCGCCCCTAG